TTTCGTAGAGCCCAGTAAACGATTGATTCCCACAGTGCCCGTGGAAAGCCCTACTTCCGAGAGTACCCTTACCCGGCACGGGCGGCTGGTGGTTTATAGAGTGATAGAGAGAAGcggccgctctcggcgctAAACCTCATCACGAAGCGATTTATTTCTTTCCTGGCCAAAAAATTgaagcggcggacgccgtACAGGCTTcagccgctctcgcggcggcaaCATAGCTACCAGCCCCAGTTCGACTGCAACATAATAGGAGTGGAGCAAACATTTCCAGTTCAAACACCAATTGATATTGATAAAACAGATGAGAATGAAGTGCATTAAGAGGTTGCACTTGGTCCTTCATTCAATAACCTCCTCCTCCAACgagagcggccgcggtcCTGTCGACttgcaggcgacgccgtgaatgagcgagcagcgcgcctATAGTTACTGAATCCCATCGTCACCTTGGCTAAGCTCATGCGAAAGCCCAGGTTGATTTTTGAGTGGACAACGCACGGAAATGCGATATTTATCTGAGGGAGAGTTACCTGTTGTAGCAGCCAACCCCAGCGGGACTACCGTGTGTCTAGCTGTTCGCTGTGGTGATGCATGGCTGTGCGCTAGACCGGCTGTCTTAACGGGCGGGGCCCATACCGTTCATCAGCCGGAGATTCTGGAGCGGAAAACGACTTTCTTGGTGAGGCCTGCGTTGAACTACTTCTCGACCATACTCTCGAATGGAATGGACATGAATAAGAAAAGGTTACCTGCAGTTGGACGAAGGACCACTCAAGGTGGTGTCTTGCGTGCCCGGAGTGGCATCTGCGTTGGCGTCGCTCCCGGCTCTGTGCGTGTAAAAGAATAATTTTTTCGTCCACTTGCCTGTATGTATTTTCTTGAACCCTGTCTGATTTATGTAGCTATCATATTGCCAGGCTTGTCCTTTCTGCAGCTCAGCAAGCGGCTTCTCGAATCTGTTTCCCGTCCGACTCTTCGTCCCAGGCTTCGGTCGGGGAGTTGCCCGTGGTCACCACTGGCCGAAGCCCTGTGTTTGTTAGGGAACCATGGGCAGAAATGTTGCTATGCTGCATGTACTTCGGCTGACCTATTAGAGCGAATGAAAAATCTCTTTTCAGGGCAAACGACGTCTGCCTGATTGTATCGGTCTCTTAGACCTACGCCTACAGTAGCCAGCCGCATCGGAAtcagcagccgcacgcgaCATCACGAGAAAATGGGACAGCTAACTGGGACTCTTCCAGTTTTCCTTTTACTGGGCTTGTTCGGTATCTCTGAAAAACTTTCTCATTCTGCTAGTGGCCTTCAACTGCGGCTCCATTCTTCTGCTCTGTGGCACGACCGAGGGTATCCTCCTGTGGGTTCggatgcggaggaggcaTTGAGCTCGAGTGCGTGGGTCGACCTGTCGTCTGGGGAAAATGAGGACGCGGATAAACAGCAAAGAGGTGGGGCTGCAGGAACTTCAGGAGGAAATGCTCTCGGTGCCGCCCCAGCATCGCCCGCCTCCACTGACGCGCAGGCAGTCAACCCATCCAGCCCTGCGGAGCCAGGTGAATCACCGGTTAATGCCACGAATGATGCAGGAGATGAATCCGCAGACCTATCCTCTGACATCCCGACTCTTCCGGAGAATAGTGACGCTGGAGACGAGTCACTGGGTGACCAAAAAGACAACCCAAGCACTGACGATAATGACACTGTGGCCGTAACTCAAGCCTCGGATGCCAATGCAGAACAAGTAGACACAGATCCTTCTGATGCAGCccagccttcgcctgcggaggctggtgcttcttcagcagcCCCGACAGCCTCGTCAGAGACAGGTGAATCAGTGGCCGATGGTGGCACGTTAACAGATGCGGAGGAGTCTGTGTCACCTGCGGGCGATGACTTAGCGCCCACAGcgacaggcgctgcagctgcagacacaTCATTGAGTGAATCTGCCGTCACTTCAGATGCAAACAGTTTGCAGGAAAGCGAGGAGGTGAGTGGATCAGGACAACCAGAGGGCACACCGCTGAACGTCAACCCTGGCGACCCAACGAGCGACATCGGGAATGGAAACAGCATTGGCGATGGCGTCTCAGAAATGGGTTCGGCAACGAGCTCTGATGGACCACAAGAATTTCAAGAGATGGAATCGCCAGATGCAGCGCAGGATCAGGCAGCCGACACTTCACCAAGCGGGACAGAAGCTGCGGGCGTGCCGTTTGAGACGTCAGGACCCGAGGCTCAGCCATCGGGGGGCGCATCGTCAACGCAAGGAGCACCGTTAGCCTTATTGAAGCACGAGGAGGACGTCCCGGTAGTAccttccgcgtctgcaggcagcCCTCGATTTCGCCAGTGGACGAGCCAGTTCCTGGGCACAGGGAAGGAGCAGTTCCAGCTGATGCAGAGAACGAAcgtcgcggaggcagcgggaaAAGGGGCTAAGAATCTACGCGCGTCCATGGAAATACTGCATAACACAACGTCTTTCTTCAGCGCGTTGCGCGCTCAACAGCATGCCAGAAAGGCGGCCAGCCCCCAACAACAGGATTCTGGTTCACCGATCCCGAATCAGTTACACGAGTCAGGTGCAGTGCCTCTCTCGGAGCCTGCTTCCCCCCGTCAACAAGAAGGCGCGGTAGAAGATACGGAACCAGAGGCTGGTGTATCTGCGTCCACTGAAACACCGGATAGCTCGGAAGAAGCAGGACTAGAGAATGTATAAGATGCAGTACGTCTACTGTGGGACTGTGCGCTGTAGTGGGACGATCTAGTTCTGGCCCCTTCTACAGTGGTTGGTCGTTCGCGCTCGCAAGCAGAGGCACGCGGATTCTGGCATGCAACCACAGGAAACGACGCAACCGGTTGTGAAAAAGCCATGACTCTCCATAGCGCGAGCTCGGATGATCGTGCAGTTCTAGCTTGCAGACAAGACAGGAGGATGCGCCTGTTTGGTAAAACTCGTCATGCAGCGGTGTCTCAACAGGAATGAGGGAGCATATCCGAGAGGATCGAGACGACTCGAGCTCCACTGCACCTGTTTCTCGCGCATTCGCACCATGCATCTGTTTCCATGTCTGCAGTGCCATCTTCTGGCATTCGTGCGGTCCCTGCTTACAATAAATGGAGCGTGACCCACTGGGGCACCTTCTTGTTTCGTTTCTCTCCCTATCAGTGCTTGACAGCAAAATGTTACGAGACGGAGCAAGCGAAGGCCTTCAGTGACAAGCTCGGCGACCTATGGGGGGAAAGGTGTGCTGCCCCATACGACGCAGTGGCGAGCATTACTGTTTTCGAATTTTCTTTTGTGCCTCTGAAGCATAAATCATTCTGTAAATGATGGAGAACTGGTGTCCACTCATATTGACACAGGCTGCGTATTGTCTCGTTCTGGTCCAGTTGCCGAAGCGCCTCTCATGGCGCTGGAGGACATTCCATTGATATACGTCGCCATCAGTCCCACTTGCTGACGGTATCGCGTACTGTATGTGGGAAAATGCTCAAGAAGTAGATTCAGATTAGTTACCTAGTTATTAGCCGATCTGTCGGATAATATGTAAGATACTGTGGGACATAGCCAGTTTTTTGCTGAGTAGATTTATACTATTTCCACTGTACAGACCCATTCATCCTGTAAGGGAAGGGATTTGCATAATAGGAGGAATACTGCGTGTGCCTGAACCACCACGCTAGCCGGAGACCAAATTTACCAACAGGAGAGGCACTGTCACGGCAAACTCTTCCTTTAAGCTAACATAGGGGGCGTCTTCTACCAGAGCCGAGTGGAGAAGGCATATCCAGCAGCTGAATTGATACGTCAACCACGCATTCGCCTGGCTCATGTCCTTTCATTGGAATGCCCTGCGTGACGGGGGCTGACCGAGCCACGATGATCTCGGGGCTTCCCACTGAGTTGTCAGATGGCAGGATAAAAACGTAAACTAGCGTGCTCATCTAAGCGGTAATCGGTGTTATTGACATGCATCACTTTGAGGACTGCGCCGTGTCACTTGCTTTTGCTAATCCGCTTTTCTCCAGCTGCAGTTCTTGAGCGTGGCTTGTCTCTTCGAACGTGACACCATCCACCGTGCAGAGTGCGCGAGGTTCCTTATTGCGTCATTACAGTAGTACGTTCTCGAGGCTGTCGTGACGAAGTTGACTTGATCTCTGAAAGCACTGTCGGTGGTATACGGGGGAACTCTGTCGACCCAGAGCTATGTATCGCACTGCCGCCCGAGGCTTTCATCAATTTCAACAGACGACATCCGGCACTTCGCTGAAGACGTGCGAACTAACTACCCAGACGGGCAAACGGAGGCGTGTACTGTGTTTCGCatgcgaggaagcagaataCTTGCCCTTACGCAGGAAAAGGCAAAACGCCAAGCCGTGGAGCGCCTTTCCGTAATCACTGACCCGCATGCCATGAGCAGTGCGGCTCTGATCCCTAAATCCACTGCGGCGCGGGTGGTTTTTTGGTAGGCTTGTCTAGTGTGACTTGATTGCGAATAGCTCGTTTCGCTAGTTCTGGGATTTCCAGTTTGCTTCCTTTTTCGGGACCCCTAGTCGGAAGGGTCGCGCGGGCATTCTGGTCGGTTTGGCTGTTATCACGGGTCGATCCTACTGGAAACGTGTTTCTTGGGTGTGCTTGCTAAGCGTGCACGTTTATTCACTGAATGGCGCAGCGGCAGTAGTTCTACCTGCTTGCCCCTCTTAGGTTCGCGAAAAAACTCGATACCACTGAGCAGCTGACCCCCATAAATCTACACGGTGGTACCGCCGAAATGCTTTAGTGTAGTTCCTCTCTGTCACCCCGTCACCACAAGAGAAGAACTGCGTTGTTCAGTTCCCCAAGATCCAAAGCGCCCAATGGTTCTATGTCGTGGTTGTAATGCCAGACGTCCACGGTCTCGCTGTATCTGTGAGGCTTGACCGCGTGCGCCATCACACAGCCAAAATCTAGCGGAGCGCGGAGCCGGTTTTCTACAGTTGAAGCGCTCGTAAAACCGTACTACCACGTTGTCATCTTGTCCTCCCTTTTACACGTACTACGTTTTTGTCAATCGACTGCTCATGTGACAATATCAGCACCCCGAATAGCAGCTCTTCTGGGAACCTTCAGAGCTGTCGACGGGTTTGCCATCCCTATAGACGTGCACGCACGCCGCTGCTCTTGTCCGTGGCAGACATTACACTCCTGATCTGTCTCTCGTACAAAATGAATGTAATCCCCCCACCTACgttctcgcctccctcggaggagaaggagaacaTTCTTGGGCCTCCCGAGGCACTTGCACCTTTGCCGGGCCACGAGACTCATTTGCACCCGAGTCTCGTTGCTGGAGTCCCGGTCGCTTCCTGGAATTTCTTTCGTTTGTTACTGGCGGGAGACAGTCATGCAGCCCGTCGCGGCGTGCAGAGAGTTGCTCTCGAGAATCTGGAGCTCTTCACTCCGCGGTTCAACGTTCCTctcgcgacgcagcgcgaccTTGCTCTGAAGCGCCTTAAAAAACTATGCGGCGCTGGACTGTTCTCTGTGGTACGCATACGACTCGTTATCCGCACTTCCTGACATGTGAGGTGGTTCCAGCTACACGAGTCAGAAGGAATTTGCATGGAACTCCCTGCACAGACCGCGCGAGCTACTGTGTGCACGAGAGACTGCACGCGATGCCCGCCTAGACATCCTCATTTTAGCCGGGTGGTACACATATCCAAAACACGAACGTCTCTAGAGCCTGCACTCTGAACTTGTGCGTGTCTCTTTCAGTATGATTTCGATAGAGCCCCCCGCCGTCTCCTGACTATGCACGAATGCTGTGGCATGCTGGATGCTTCGTTGGCTACAAAGTTTACCGTCCAATTCAACCTTTTTGGGGGAACTCTCTTGCGCCTGGGCTCGAAAGAAAATCATGTCCAACGCGAAGTCCTCACCAAGATCGACAGTCTTCAAGAGGTACGGTCGCGGAAGTGTTTCGCCGGTATTGCGTTGAAGCCGCTCCCCGAGGTGGCTTGTATCCTCAAGCGGTTGCCCATAGCACTACGAAGACTGGACAGTAGCCATATTTGTTGAAATGCAGCCCAGGCAAGAACATTTGCATGTAGACCTAAGTCCACAGATGCAAGATTATGCAGTTACTGAGGTCACGGGCCAGTCCTTTCTGGGGCAATCTTGGGCTTTTCTCTCCTAAGCGCCTACGTCATACACACTTCAGTacgctcgcggcgcaggaccATACGTGTGGCGTCTTTTTTGTAGATTGGATGCTTCGCGCTGACGGAACTGGGTTATGGCAACAATGCTGTGTGCCTGGAGACTACCGCTACATATGACCCTAAGAGGGAGGAGTTCCTTATCAACTGTCCAACAACACTGTCACAGAAATACTGGTGAGAAACGGAAGAGTAAAATACGCTTTTGATCTTCATGGGGTGCTGCGGAAGACGGGACAGCCCGGTCTGGTCGACTTCACTCGCCGCACGGCATGGGTGCTATtcagcagcgcagcagcattTCCAAACGGGTGCGATCCATCTTTGGCCTACTCCGGTACCTATCCGGTGGCCCGCGTTCTTCCTCGTTGACTCTGCGGGATGGAAGTTTTCTTACTTACCCGCTTAGTAACAGGTGCCACAGCCACGCAAAAGGCACTGTAAGAGCCAGTTAAAAAGTACTTGAACGCATAAGAATAGGTGCGAGTGCATTGACGCATCTGTATGCGTGAATACATAAACATGTTGCTATTGGGCTATCTCACCTATCAGCATTTATATGTAGACACGCATCTCTATATGATATGCTGTATACACGATTACGTGGATGTGGCCCGTTTCTCCAATATGCAGCTATCTACGGGCACATACGTATGCAAGGCGATGTCGCTGGGTTTTCAGGTCTTCGTGTTGCTGTGTTATACTTTCTGAGTAAACAGGATCACCAATGGTGCCCTGCATGCTTCCTGGGCGATCGTCTTCGCACAGCTGATCATTCGAGGGGCCAGTCACGGTGTTCACGCTTTCCTTGTGCGGATCCGGCAGCGATCTGGAATCTTAGGTAATTCGAAACCAGGAACTCAGTGTGATGCGACAAAACTTCAAGATGTTCCCCTATTTCCGCTAGCCCTTCTCTCCACGCCAGTGCACGAGTTCCATTCGGTTTCGGGTTTTTGTCAGCGTGCACGACGATGTGTGCAAATACCGAAACATTTTTTTTTGCGTCCTCTTGCCGTTTGATCTCAGGCAGTGATGGCGAGCTCCGCGTTTGCCCAGGGGTGAAGATAGAAGATATGGGCCACAGGATAGGATGCAACGGTGTTGACAATGCGAAAATTACGTAAGCACTACGCACAGGGAAGTATCAGCCCGTTCAGCAccttgtatatatataaatgtgcAGGACAGATATTTGTGTATATACTCGCGCAGCTCGTACTGTGTTTAGTGGCATGTCTAGTTCGGTCGCGGTTGCAACTTCTGAGTGCGAACGCCAATAGA
This portion of the Besnoitia besnoiti strain Bb-Ger1 chromosome VII, whole genome shotgun sequence genome encodes:
- a CDS encoding rhoptry protein ROP10 (encoded by transcript BESB_079140); its protein translation is MGQLTGTLPVFLLLGLFGISEKLSHSASGLQLRLHSSALWHDRGYPPVGSDAEEALSSSAWVDLSSGENEDADKQQRGGAAGTSGGNALGAAPASPASTDAQAVNPSSPAEPGESPVNATNDAGDESADLSSDIPTLPENSDAGDESLGDQKDNPSTDDNDTVAVTQASDANAEQVDTDPSDAAQPSPAEAGASSAAPTASSETGESVADGGTLTDAEESVSPAGDDLAPTATGAAAADTSLSESAVTSDANSLQESEEVSGSGQPEGTPLNVNPGDPTSDIGNGNSIGDGVSEMGSATSSDGPQEFQEMESPDAAQDQAADTSPSGTEAAGVPFETSGPEAQPSGGASSTQGAPLALLKHEEDVPVVPSASAGSPRFRQWTSQFLGTGKEQFQLMQRTNVAEAAGKGAKNLRASMEILHNTTSFFSALRAQQHARKAASPQQQDSGSPIPNQLHESGAVPLSEPASPRQQEGAVEDTEPEAGVSASTETPDSSEEAGLENV